A stretch of Geotrypetes seraphini chromosome 2, aGeoSer1.1, whole genome shotgun sequence DNA encodes these proteins:
- the LOC117355734 gene encoding uncharacterized protein LOC117355734: MGIQFNGGGGEHQIVVPVRHTEGFKEAGPGFQLRIQKNRVPVGQAVRRATGGQGGPRPKGADSPVLSVPIMEQAQILAALAGERQRQAEELKGLLRSSEERWQASQDTMLRQHGELMVTMQEQAKIFAQILQQTTTQPMRPETPSIVSPTMVGANQLTNLNLCKIGPGDAPDDFLASFERIAVAAGWPREQWVVRLLPCLAGESLAAFQTLGPEHADSYLTVKAHILDYLGYTNEHYRQRFRATQMLPSERPKALLQRITKLAEKWLLPCLNDARALFAEVLKEQLLEAVPKNLKLWVKRQNCKTLGQVLEVAEAYIDSQEPVGEGSGGIPGYSLRQSPGDQNKKNPLKDPALPAPRPITQGNQRKCYRCGKIGHTQRMCRERRDFVIKRVTDRADTSKSQVPVWVAGKKIMALLDTGAEQSVISRQMWKQIECPPFRKEGLNEVAVRCVHGDARRYPLTNISLEHNREKYKLPVAVVQSCPFPVILGRDWPGWEKKGRLARPWGNNSLTKSQYSAKCVLGTQVKGGCYSNREGWKRRQSSFTSGRPGWRPTLRWVPLSEKAKVPTQAYSKAAGFDIYAAYEQIVPAKGRATLKTDIQVAPPPGSYIRIGPRSGLAAEHSLDVAAGIIDPDYRGNVGVLLVNHGNSDYQVHPGEKIAQLICERIWFPKLERWEHLKDTSRGEKGFGSSDRRVTNNPQTFVRDSARENLQEELQAITLEHDTRKQVTEEMGNLRQEIAALKNEVQVRTKTQEARWKEELATVHAQWVDEGIKSNTKRSQDNSELLSKLGETLKQEISAQTQRHSHSIEESLDQVKSQLRELESKTSNSQAQQQELQSQFKKIQTSHELWATEGMEPDSLAKQGRNNKSQLEQQAIQLGTVADSVKRVGGSVNNLQEQIQERVEEIAQVLTAITVRVEGLEGSEACQPQVVKNPEPAVLHWPEDFENLCADPRPEEKRFRNRRHK, translated from the exons ATGGGGATTCAGTTCAACGGTGGAGGCGGAGAGCACCAGATCGTGGTTCCAGTGCGGCATACGGAGGGTTTCAAAGAAGCCGGACCAGGGTTCCAGCTTCGGATCCAGAAGAACCGGGTTCCAGTAGGACAAGCCGTGCGGAgagcgactgggggccaaggaggcccaagacccaaaggcgcagactctcCAGTACTATCG GTCCCGATTATGGAGCAAGCCCAGATACTGGCAGCATTGGCTGGGGAGCGGCAGAGACAAGCTGAAGAACTAAAAGGCCTATTAAGATCAAGTGAGGAGCGGTGGCAAGCCAGCCAGGACACTATGTTACGGCAACACGGCGAGTTAATGGTGACCATGCAGGAGCAGGCCAAGATATTCGCCCAGATCCTACAGCAGACCACTACTCAGCCAATGAGGCCGGAAACTCCAAGTATAGTATCACCCACAATGGTGGGCGCAAATCAATTGACAAACCTTAATTTGTGCAAAATTGGTCCCGGAGATGCCCCGGATGATTTTTTGGCCTCATTTGAGCGGATAGCGGTGGCGGCAGGATGGCCTAGGGAGCAATGGGTGGTGAGGCTGTTACCCTGTTTAGCTGGTGAGTCCCTAGCCGCATTCCAAACCCTGGGCCCTGAACATGCGGACAGCTACCTCACGGTGAAAGCCCATATTTTGGACTATCTGGGGTATACCAACGAGCACTACCGTCAGAGATTTAGGGCCACACAGATGTTACCTTCAGAAAGGCCCAAAGCCCTCCTTCAGCGAATCACTAAGCTAGCGGAGAAGTGGCTATTGCCTTGCTTGAACGATGCAAGGGCCCTTTTTGCTGAGGTATTAAAGGAACAGCTGTTAGAGGCTGTTCCTAAGAATCTAAAATTATGGGTGAAAAGACAGAATTGCAAAACACTGGGGCAGGTCTTAGAGGTTGCCGAGGCCTACATAGACTCCCAGGAACCCGTAGGGGAAGGCTCAGGGGGCATACCGGGGTATTCTCTTAGACAGAGTCCTGgggatcaaaataaaaaaaacccgttAAAGGATCCTGCTCTGCCCGCACCTAGGCCTATCACACAGGGAAATCAAAGAAAGTGTTATCGGTGCGGGAAGATAGGACATACTCAACGGAtgtgtagagagagaagggatTTTGTGATTAAGCGAGTCACTGATAGGGCAGATACGTCGAAGAGCCAGGTCCCGGTATGGGTAGCgggaaaaaaaataatggccttaCTGGATACAGGGGCGGAACAATCCGTGATTTCACGCCAAATGTGGAAACAAATTGAGTGCCCTCCCTTTAGAAAAGAGGGGTTAAATGAAGTGGCCGTCCGATGTGTGCATGGGGATGCTAGACGATATCCTCTTACTAACATATCGTTAGAACACAATAGGGAGAAATATAAACTTCCAGTGGCGGTTGTGCAGTCATGCCCTTTCCCCGTGATTCTAGGCAGAGATTGGCCCGGATGGGAGAAGAAGGGAAGGCTAGCTAGACCGTGGGGGAATAACTCTCTAACCAAATCTCAATATTCTGCTAAATGTGTGTTGGGAACTCAGGTTAAGGGTGGATGCTATTCCAATAGGGAAGGTTGGAAAAGGAGACAGTCTTCTTTTACATCCGGTAGACCCGGGTGGCGGCCTACACTTAGGTGGGTACCCCTGTCAGAGAAGGCTAAGGTCCCCACACAAGCATACTCAAAAGCAGCAGGCTTTGACATTTATGCGGCCTATGAGCAGATAGTGCCAGCTAAAGGCAGAGCGACATTGAAAACGGATATTCAGGTGGCCCCTCCCCCGGGCTCCTATATAAGAATAGGTCCGCGGTCAGGCCTGGCAGCGGAACACTCTCTTGACGTAGCTGCGGGAATAATTGACCCTGATTATAGGGGAAATGTCGGGGTTTTATTAGTAAACCACGGGAATTCGGATTACCAGGTTCATCCTGGAGAAAAAATTGCCCAGTTGATATGTGAGCGGATCTGGTTTCCTAAGTTGGAACGCTGGGAACACCTAAAAGATACCAGTAGAGGGGAAAAGGGATTTGGATCTTCTGACAGGAGGGTCACGAACAATCCGCAAACATTTGTTCGTGATTCCGCAAGGGAAAACTTACAGGAAGAGTTGCAAGCTATTACCTTAGAACATGACACTAGGAAGCAAGTTACAGAAGAAATGGGGAATTTACGGCAGGAAATAGCTGCTCTGAAAAATGAAGTACAAGTGAGGACTAAGACTCAGGAGGCTCGTTGGAAAGAGGAGTTGGCCACTGTACACGCACAATGGGTAGATGAGGGCATTAAAAGTAATACGAAACGAAGTCAGGATAATAGTGAACTTTTGTCCAAACTAGGTGAGACCCTAAAACAAGAAATATCTGCACAAACACAGCGTCATTCTCACTCAATTGAGGAATCTCTAGATCAGGTAAAATCCCAGTTGAGGGAATTAGAATCTAAGACATCTAATAGTCAAGCTCAGCAACAAGAGTTGCAGTCCCAATTTAAGAAGATTCAAACCTCACATGAACTTTGGGCTACTGAAGGGATGGAACCTGATAGCTTAGCCAAGCAGGGTCGGAATAATAAGAGCCAGTTAGAACAGCAAGCTATCCAGTTAGGCACAGTAGCTGACTCAGTGAAACGTGTGGGTGGTAGTGTGAATAATTTGCAAGAACAAATACAAGAACGAGTGGAGGAAATAGCCCAGGTCCTTACGGCCATCACAGTAAGGGTGGAAGGATTAGAAGGGTCTGAAGCGTGCCAACCACAAGTGGTCAAAAATCCTGAGCCTGCTGTGCTTCACTGGCCAGAGGATTTTGAGAATCTGTGTGCAGATCCCCGACCAGAGGAGAAAAGATTTCGAAATAGGAGACACAAATAA